In Chloracidobacterium sp., the following proteins share a genomic window:
- a CDS encoding Lar family restriction alleviation protein, which produces MTPNQANTRPELLPCPFCGGKAEFVPHPNWKPPWGWIRCIKCGSRSDDVKERDAHEYWNRRFTKPSYAHE; this is translated from the coding sequence ATGACACCGAATCAAGCAAATACGAGACCAGAGTTGCTGCCTTGTCCTTTCTGTGGTGGGAAGGCTGAATTCGTTCCGCATCCAAATTGGAAACCTCCTTGGGGTTGGATTAGGTGCATTAAATGCGGATCTCGAAGTGACGACGTGAAAGAACGAGATGCACATGAATACTGGAACCGTCGATTCACCAAACCTTCATATGCACATGAATAA
- a CDS encoding class I SAM-dependent methyltransferase has translation MLEQLKDKLAFKKRNRRSWERNTEFWLHSPLRHFVDTEEFLRRQLPDLFEDVKTPNPVVVDMGTGSGWALSLLRDLGIHCHFIGLDFNPLFIDHLTSEFSDDKDAEFLQFDLEETLPENLKGVADVVFNFFNFFEIANIESAFKNASLMLKPGGKLVMMTIDSYYLMFALVESLEELKELMTVYQDRKIEGRVPFFFQKIDLGDKESEEYEYASVLYSFADYFKQSQINEMTLCDYEEIVKTAKFIPKVYQYFVFENMKL, from the coding sequence ATGCTCGAACAGCTCAAAGACAAGTTGGCATTTAAGAAACGAAATAGAAGAAGTTGGGAGCGTAACACAGAATTTTGGTTACACTCCCCGCTTCGTCATTTCGTTGATACAGAAGAGTTTCTTAGACGCCAACTGCCTGATCTCTTTGAAGACGTCAAGACGCCTAACCCGGTTGTTGTCGATATGGGAACGGGCAGCGGATGGGCATTGTCACTATTGCGGGATCTGGGCATCCACTGCCATTTTATTGGGCTAGATTTTAACCCACTATTTATTGATCATCTAACATCAGAATTTAGTGACGACAAGGATGCCGAGTTTCTTCAGTTCGATTTGGAGGAGACTCTACCCGAGAACTTGAAAGGAGTCGCAGATGTGGTTTTCAATTTTTTCAATTTTTTCGAAATTGCGAATATTGAAAGTGCGTTTAAGAACGCGTCACTAATGCTAAAGCCTGGTGGAAAATTAGTAATGATGACGATTGATTCTTATTATTTGATGTTCGCACTGGTTGAATCTCTTGAAGAATTGAAGGAACTGATGACGGTATACCAAGACCGTAAAATCGAAGGGAGAGTGCCTTTCTTTTTTCAGAAAATCGATCTTGGAGACAAGGAATCTGAGGAATACGAATATGCGAGCGTTCTATACTCTTTTGCCGATTATTTCAAGCAATCCCAGATAAACGAGATGACGCTTTGTGATTATGAGGAAATTGTAAAAACTGCAAAGTTTATTCCTAAGGTCTATCAGTACTTCGTTTTTGAAAACATGAAGCTTTAA
- a CDS encoding IS3 family transposase: MVRKLLDAYRISERKVCSVMMVSRTVLHYVGHRRDDQAIRRRIREIAETRVRYGFDRIHILLRREGWADNRKRTYRIYKEEGLNLRSKRPRRSKAAAHRMERPVLGGPHECWSMDFVADQLFDGRRFRALTLVDNFSRECVEIEVGQSLKGFDVVDVMERIKLARGIVPKRIQVDNGDEFVSKVLDRWAYENKVTLDFSRPGKPTDNPFIESFNGSFRDECLNVNWFLSLDDAKEKIAAFKDDYNGFRPHSALCGLTPNEVVKQYLETRISPI; this comes from the coding sequence ATGGTAAGGAAGCTGCTGGATGCATACCGTATCTCGGAGCGGAAAGTTTGCTCGGTGATGATGGTATCGAGGACGGTGTTGCATTATGTCGGTCACAGGCGTGACGATCAGGCGATAAGGCGACGGATCAGAGAGATCGCGGAGACGAGAGTGAGATACGGATTCGATCGGATACACATACTGCTCAGGCGGGAAGGTTGGGCGGACAACCGGAAGCGGACATACCGTATTTACAAGGAAGAAGGGCTAAATCTGCGAAGTAAGAGGCCGCGAAGGTCGAAGGCGGCGGCACACCGGATGGAGCGTCCGGTGCTCGGCGGTCCGCACGAGTGTTGGAGCATGGATTTCGTGGCGGATCAGTTGTTCGACGGGCGAAGATTCAGGGCATTAACTTTAGTCGATAATTTTAGTCGTGAATGCGTCGAGATCGAGGTCGGGCAAAGCTTGAAGGGGTTCGACGTCGTCGACGTAATGGAGCGGATCAAGTTGGCACGAGGTATTGTGCCAAAACGGATCCAGGTGGATAATGGCGACGAGTTCGTTTCGAAGGTACTCGACCGGTGGGCGTACGAGAACAAAGTCACGCTCGACTTCTCCCGGCCCGGAAAACCAACGGATAACCCGTTCATCGAATCGTTCAACGGGAGCTTCCGGGACGAATGTCTGAACGTCAACTGGTTCCTTTCGCTTGACGACGCGAAGGAAAAGATCGCGGCGTTCAAGGATGACTACAACGGCTTCAGGCCGCACAGCGCGCTGTGCGGCCTGACCCCGAACGAGGTGGTTAAGCAATACTTAGAGACTCGAATTTCTCCAATTTAG
- a CDS encoding CHAP domain-containing protein, with protein MKTTHIKHINGLGLALAIIIAVFSMPSISTAQEDVRCNCVLFARQRVPALPSGLYNADDKRRIINSRFPRPGTVAVFSYNHVAAVTNVQSDTDGSLIVSIDEANYRPCQFGSRRGKMSELQIIGFFDPRFSPGNAPPQTRSGSTITGAAGRQLIATIAGSGFDPQSVQLVLMGGNYCTTWGRCTVPTSVITNRTSGSLSGPLTINSPGRYSLYVFNSRDGRSSNAVPVTITNPTTSAQTPARPRF; from the coding sequence ATGAAAACAACACATATAAAACACATAAATGGTTTAGGACTTGCTCTAGCGATTATTATTGCAGTCTTCTCAATGCCAAGCATTTCGACGGCGCAGGAAGATGTCCGTTGCAACTGCGTACTCTTTGCCCGTCAGCGAGTTCCGGCATTGCCCAGCGGTCTATACAATGCAGACGACAAACGCCGGATCATAAACTCAAGGTTCCCCCGGCCGGGGACGGTCGCAGTCTTTAGCTACAACCATGTGGCGGCGGTGACCAATGTTCAAAGCGACACGGACGGTTCATTGATAGTTTCCATCGACGAAGCGAACTATCGCCCCTGTCAATTTGGATCCCGTCGGGGAAAGATGTCAGAACTTCAAATCATCGGCTTCTTCGATCCGCGGTTTAGTCCCGGAAATGCGCCGCCGCAGACTCGCTCCGGAAGCACGATTACGGGAGCCGCTGGTCGGCAATTGATTGCAACTATCGCCGGATCAGGATTTGACCCGCAGTCAGTTCAATTAGTGTTGATGGGAGGAAATTACTGCACTACATGGGGACGCTGTACGGTGCCAACTTCAGTGATTACCAATCGAACATCCGGATCGCTTAGCGGGCCGCTTACTATAAATTCACCCGGGCGGTATTCGCTATATGTGTTTAATTCACGCGATGGCCGCAGTTCAAACGCGGTTCCGGTAACAATCACTAATCCGACGACCTCAGCACAGACCCCAGCAAGGCCGCGGTTTTAG
- a CDS encoding ABC transporter substrate-binding protein, with amino-acid sequence MKLRYIFGLFLLAILTGCGPQPQPNQTEIPSVSFREEWFPSACFAGDMMAANKTGKANKIDIKVEAGAEDIDPVKLVIAGTNDFGVAGADRVITANSKGADLVIIGVVNYKSPTVFISLKEKVIKTPKDFEGKKVGVMTGNNTEYVYRSLIEKAKVDKSKIKEVEAPFDVATFVSKTYDVRPAFVYDEPVSLDLQGIEYDTIRPEDYGVNFVGPVIFTKREFAEKNRETVQRFVNALAEGWADALSNPDEAIIFLKQFDSNIDVNRETKSLIKGKEYFAGEDGKPLFLSDKRWQLFLDELVALKLITEDERNRKVFDNSFLLSHYKLEK; translated from the coding sequence ATGAAACTCAGATACATCTTTGGTCTATTCTTGTTAGCAATATTGACGGGTTGTGGACCACAACCGCAACCAAATCAGACAGAAATTCCTTCTGTAAGTTTTCGTGAAGAATGGTTCCCGAGCGCTTGCTTCGCAGGCGACATGATGGCGGCAAATAAGACTGGGAAGGCGAACAAGATTGATATTAAAGTCGAAGCAGGAGCTGAAGACATCGACCCGGTCAAACTTGTTATCGCCGGAACAAATGATTTTGGTGTAGCGGGGGCTGACAGGGTTATAACCGCTAACAGCAAGGGAGCGGATTTGGTAATCATCGGGGTTGTGAATTACAAATCCCCGACAGTTTTCATTTCCCTAAAAGAAAAAGTAATCAAGACGCCGAAAGACTTTGAAGGGAAGAAAGTGGGCGTAATGACTGGAAACAATACTGAGTATGTTTATCGATCCCTCATTGAAAAGGCCAAGGTCGACAAGTCCAAGATCAAGGAGGTCGAAGCTCCGTTCGATGTAGCCACTTTTGTTTCGAAAACATATGACGTTCGTCCAGCATTCGTTTATGACGAACCTGTGTCGCTTGATTTGCAAGGAATTGAATATGACACGATTCGACCGGAAGACTATGGAGTAAATTTTGTTGGACCTGTAATTTTTACTAAAAGAGAATTTGCTGAGAAGAATCGTGAGACAGTTCAGAGGTTTGTGAATGCTCTTGCTGAGGGATGGGCGGATGCTTTATCGAACCCTGACGAGGCAATCATCTTCTTGAAGCAGTTCGATTCTAATATCGACGTGAATCGCGAAACCAAGTCCCTTATCAAGGGCAAGGAATATTTCGCCGGAGAAGATGGTAAGCCATTATTTTTGAGCGATAAGCGCTGGCAGTTATTTCTCGATGAGTTGGTTGCTCTAAAATTGATCACGGAAGACGAACGCAACCGCAAAGTGTTTGATAATTCATTCTTGCTATCACACTACAAGCTGGAGAAATAG
- a CDS encoding ATP-binding cassette domain-containing protein, with amino-acid sequence MFITANNVSFSYTEDKQVLQNVSLSLERGETLAIVGASGCGKSTLLRILSGILPNSPGNQLSGDISIDNLTADDYRKAGRLAFMFQEPTLMPNLNVRDNVAFPLKIKGTKYGNVDDLIETVGLKEFSNYLPKNLSGGMKTRVALSRSFVSEPELLFLDEPFAALDIAWKSRLYVELENLVDRFGTTVMFVTHDVQEALLLSDTVLVLGNTGHVKAHFHIETNRSISDRVRNISGYMSEVYSKYMLPIQDAIMNGNGVGSHESLQKSNSSLRVSKEALHQ; translated from the coding sequence ATGTTTATTACCGCAAACAATGTAAGTTTTAGCTATACCGAGGACAAACAGGTACTTCAAAATGTGTCGTTGTCTCTTGAGAGGGGCGAAACGCTTGCAATTGTTGGCGCTTCCGGTTGCGGCAAGTCAACCTTATTGAGGATATTGTCCGGAATTCTTCCGAACTCACCAGGGAATCAGCTTTCAGGCGATATATCGATTGATAACCTTACAGCGGATGACTATCGAAAGGCGGGCCGGCTTGCCTTCATGTTCCAGGAGCCGACACTAATGCCGAATCTAAATGTTCGAGATAATGTCGCTTTCCCGCTGAAAATCAAAGGGACGAAATATGGGAATGTTGATGATCTCATTGAGACGGTTGGATTGAAAGAGTTTTCCAACTATCTGCCAAAGAATCTTTCCGGTGGAATGAAAACCAGAGTAGCTCTTAGCAGGAGTTTCGTAAGTGAGCCGGAATTACTTTTCCTTGATGAACCGTTCGCAGCTTTGGATATTGCATGGAAGAGCAGGCTCTATGTCGAACTTGAGAATCTAGTTGACCGTTTTGGAACGACGGTAATGTTTGTTACTCACGACGTCCAAGAAGCCCTGTTGCTTTCAGATACCGTCTTAGTTCTTGGCAATACCGGACATGTGAAGGCCCATTTTCACATCGAAACGAATCGCTCTATCAGTGACCGAGTGAGGAATATTAGCGGATATATGAGTGAAGTGTATTCCAAATATATGCTGCCGATTCAGGATGCGATTATGAATGGAAACGGTGTTGGATCGCATGAAAGCCTTCAAAAGTCCAATAGTTCACTTCGGGTTTCAAAGGAAGCGTTACACCAATGA
- a CDS encoding ATP-dependent Clp protease ATP-binding subunit, with amino-acid sequence MSFDSPQNKTYDHSKLEFLKEFGTDLTAEASEGKLSPIVGRKEVVDMMIQTLCRSTKSNPVLIGPAGVGKTALVEGLALKVYNNDVPETLRNCRIFSVSALSLIAGASWYGMIDHRVKNLLEEAKRKNVIVFIDEIHTLIDSGPGGDTSRDISQQMKPALSKGQIRLIGATTDEEYRKFIAKDRALERRFQPIPVPELSSEETLTLLREINNRFSEKNGIIASENILRLVLSYSDRFIRNRRFPDKAIDLFEQSVAYAESRNMKVVSANDAKTVVQRMVGMPDNVDEVLNDLYDNLIGKGLLSEEQSAEFRNLLKVSLFGLNLHPERPNATVLMLGAGSRASEYDLLP; translated from the coding sequence ATGAGCTTCGATTCACCGCAAAATAAGACCTACGATCACTCAAAGTTGGAGTTCCTCAAAGAATTTGGGACCGATCTGACTGCCGAGGCTTCCGAGGGAAAACTCTCTCCGATCGTCGGACGAAAGGAGGTAGTGGACATGATGATCCAGACTCTTTGTCGAAGTACTAAGTCAAACCCTGTGTTGATCGGACCGGCGGGCGTTGGAAAAACTGCACTCGTGGAAGGACTTGCTCTCAAGGTTTATAACAACGATGTACCTGAAACGCTGAGAAACTGTCGCATCTTCTCCGTCTCCGCCTTGTCACTGATTGCAGGAGCATCCTGGTACGGAATGATTGATCACAGAGTCAAAAACCTGCTGGAAGAAGCGAAACGAAAGAACGTCATTGTCTTTATAGATGAAATTCATACACTCATTGATTCCGGCCCGGGAGGCGATACTTCTCGCGATATTTCGCAGCAAATGAAGCCTGCCCTTTCTAAGGGCCAGATTCGACTCATAGGCGCGACAACTGACGAAGAATACCGAAAGTTCATTGCGAAAGATCGAGCATTGGAACGAAGATTTCAACCAATTCCTGTCCCGGAACTTTCGAGCGAGGAAACCCTGACTCTTCTTCGGGAGATCAACAACAGATTTAGTGAAAAGAACGGAATCATCGCGAGTGAAAACATACTCCGCCTCGTTTTGTCGTACAGTGACCGCTTCATTCGAAATCGACGATTTCCCGATAAAGCCATCGACCTTTTTGAACAGTCGGTCGCTTATGCGGAATCCCGAAATATGAAGGTTGTGTCCGCCAATGATGCGAAGACTGTTGTTCAGCGAATGGTAGGAATGCCCGACAACGTAGATGAGGTCCTGAACGATCTATACGACAACCTCATTGGCAAAGGGCTTTTGAGTGAGGAGCAGTCAGCTGAGTTCCGTAATCTTCTGAAAGTCTCTCTGTTCGGCCTGAATCTTCATCCCGAACGACCCAATGCAACTGTACTGATGTTAGGTGCCGGTTCAAGGGCTTCAGAGTATGACCTGCTCCCGTAA
- a CDS encoding ABC transporter permease, producing MKRGLYYIVFALALVALWQYFGSTNQTVRLLVSSPSLVTSYFVENLGDLLRATWMTMLEAIVGLLIATFFSFAVMILCFYRPRLMDYVLPLMVTSQVIPLIVLAPFFIILLGIGLSSKIAMAALMCFFPIFVNFAHGFKSISTNVHELLHIYNASRFFRIVNVYFPLSFDSIVAGLKISATLAVIGAIVAEFNGAEIGLGKNLYLSAKRLEPEMMISSLVLSTLIGFLLFGVIRLLENKKRI from the coding sequence ATGAAGAGAGGGTTATATTACATCGTTTTCGCCCTGGCGTTGGTGGCACTGTGGCAGTACTTCGGTAGCACCAATCAGACTGTAAGGCTGCTGGTTTCATCACCTTCATTGGTGACGAGCTATTTTGTTGAGAATCTTGGAGATTTGCTGCGCGCTACGTGGATGACCATGCTCGAGGCAATCGTAGGCTTACTCATTGCAACTTTTTTTAGCTTCGCCGTAATGATCCTTTGTTTTTATCGCCCGAGATTAATGGACTATGTACTGCCATTGATGGTGACCTCCCAGGTCATTCCACTAATTGTCTTGGCTCCATTTTTTATTATTCTGCTCGGAATCGGCCTTAGTTCAAAGATTGCGATGGCTGCATTGATGTGTTTCTTCCCGATTTTCGTTAATTTCGCTCACGGCTTCAAAAGTATCTCGACGAATGTTCACGAGTTATTACACATTTATAACGCATCTCGCTTCTTCAGGATAGTAAATGTTTACTTTCCCTTATCGTTTGACAGTATTGTTGCTGGCCTCAAGATCAGCGCAACCTTGGCTGTGATAGGCGCGATTGTTGCTGAATTTAACGGCGCAGAAATTGGGCTTGGCAAAAATCTATATTTATCGGCCAAGCGCTTGGAGCCGGAGATGATGATTAGCTCATTAGTTCTTTCGACCTTGATTGGCTTTCTTCTCTTTGGAGTGATTCGACTATTAGAGAACAAAAAGAGGATATGA